In Oceanispirochaeta sp. M1, the sequence CTTTTTCCCGAGGAAAATCCCAATCCAGTTATCAGGGTGAATAAGGAAGGACGTGTTCTATATGCCAATCCTGTAGCCGTTAATCATTTTGCTGTCTGGGGTCTGGATATCTCATCCTATCTGCCTGATGATCTCAGGGATAAAATCAACAAAATTGATTCGGAGTTTGGAGCTTTTGAATATTCCAGAGGGGTGGGAGTATATGAGGTTCTTACTTCATATTTCCCTTCTCAGGAGGCCTATTATCTGTTTATCAGTGATATTTCGGTAAGAAAAAGGGCTCAGGCTCAGTTATCTCTTTCTGAAAGTGTGTTCGGTAATTCCCTGGACGGTATAGTCATCACCACTCCCGATGCAATAATTGAACGTGTCAATGAGGCCTATGAGGACCTGACAGGATATAGGGAAGATGAACTTCTGGGACAGACTCTACGGGTTCTGAAGTCTGGAATCCATGATGACGATTACTACAAAGAGATGTGGGATGTGCTCAGGAGAGAAGGGAAATGGTCCGGTGAAATCTGGAATAAAAGGAAGAACGGGGAGACCTTTCCCCAATGGCTTGCCATAAACAGCATTATGGATAAATCGGGACATCTGACACATTATGTGGGGTTGGTTAAAGATGTTTCCGAGATCAAGGCCAGTGAAGATAAACTGAAACATCAAGCCTACTATGATGCCCTTACGGGCCTGCCCAACAGGGTGCTTTTTCTTGACCGGCTTACACAGGCCATTGCCTATGCAGACAGAAACAGAAGCTACCTGGCTGTTATGTTTCTGGACCTCGATAATTTTAAAAATATTAATGACAGCATGGGACATAATGTGGGCGATGTTTTTCTGCGGAATATCAGTGATCTTCTTAGCAGCAGCTGCAGAGATGAAGATACAATCGCCCGCCTCGGAGGTGATGAATTTCTTATCCTTATGCCGGGTGTTGAGACCAGAGAGGCCGCAGTGGAAGTCGCAAAACGTCTTCAGCATGCCCTGCGTACCCCTCTGCAGATAAATGGCCTGGAAGTTCATTCCACCGCCAGTATGGGGATATCCTATTATCCTGAAGACGGGAAAGATCCACTCCTTTTGATGCAGAACGCAGATATGGCCATGTACCAGTCAAAAAAAATGGGTAAAGGTACTTACACCCATTATGAAAAAGAGATGAATAAAAAGATTCAGCTTAAGATGGAACTGGACGGCAAGATGCACAATGCCCTGGAAATAGACGAATTCAAGGTGGCATATCAGCCTAAAGTTGATACAAAAACCGGCATTGTCACCGGTGCTGAAGCCCTTATACGCTGGGAGAGCGCTGAATCGGGGATGATCTCTCCGGTAGACTTTATTCCTCTTGCTGAGGAAAATGGTTTTATTCTCGAACTGGGAGACTGGATTCTGGGGAAAGTTCTTGAAGATCTGCCTGAAATGCGGAAGGCGGGAGGTCATGATTTTGAAGTGGCTGTAAACCTCTCGGGCCGACAGTTCCGGGATAAGGAACTCCTTAACAGGATAACCACTATTATTGATGCTTCCGGACAGCCATATGAATCTATCAATTTTGAGATTACAGAAAACATGGCCATGGAAGATTCCGTTTCAGCCATGGCAATTCTGGATAGTCTTTATGAACTCAATGTTAATATCTCAATCGATGACTTCGGAACAGGGTATTCTTCACTATCCTACCTGAAAAGATTTAAAACTCAGTGTCTTAAGATCGATAAGAGCTTTATTGACGAACTGCCCGAAGACAGTAAGGGCTCCGCCCTTGTGAAGGATATTATCAGAATGGGTCAGAATCTGGGAATGTATATTGTGGCTGAGGGTGTTGAAAGTCAGAAACAGCTGGACTTTTTAAGAGAGGCGGGATGTGACAGCATTCAGGGTTATTATTTTTCAAAGCCCCTCTTCAAGGATGACTTTCTCTATTATCTGAAAAACAATAAAGCAGGAATACTTAAGGAATAGAGGCCAGTCTACTGAAACAGCGGCTCAGTAGTCAGCTCTCTGCTTCCTCCGTTTTCATCGATACAGTTCTGAATTATCTTTCTTGCATGGATGCTCATCAATTCTGCTCTTTTTTTCAAAGGCATCTGATCATCCCCGAAATCCGATGGATAGAGGGGAGGCAT encodes:
- a CDS encoding EAL domain-containing protein — translated: MKYLKSLSISLKLFLIYSLLFLFLATVTFFSVSRTVGQRVQEIALTELDNATDTIIEIIRSYADFSIRNHLRTQVKSAVASLDILNKLASEESYNSLLSLEQAMDIASSRLLNIEIGNEGYFYVIDPQGEILIHPYEDLVGVSVREYDFVQKQIEEKSGYLEYEWKNPGDEEPREKVLYMEYFKPWEWILTASAYKDDLQSLIQIDDLRNSITSIQEGKKGYPFIFTPNGDIIIHPDSSGENFYTMENPDNLSLDFFSQMIEKKRGNLRYTWYDPGTGEPSGKIAFFKYIPEFDWIIVSSVYVEDYDSITTDIYIILLVAIALSTVIFLLISRKISIILTAPLFSLITFIENSRGTDYSERFTYKGNDEIGHLAGQFNTFLDDLENEKKIRRQVEKKNSILALFPEENPNPVIRVNKEGRVLYANPVAVNHFAVWGLDISSYLPDDLRDKINKIDSEFGAFEYSRGVGVYEVLTSYFPSQEAYYLFISDISVRKRAQAQLSLSESVFGNSLDGIVITTPDAIIERVNEAYEDLTGYREDELLGQTLRVLKSGIHDDDYYKEMWDVLRREGKWSGEIWNKRKNGETFPQWLAINSIMDKSGHLTHYVGLVKDVSEIKASEDKLKHQAYYDALTGLPNRVLFLDRLTQAIAYADRNRSYLAVMFLDLDNFKNINDSMGHNVGDVFLRNISDLLSSSCRDEDTIARLGGDEFLILMPGVETREAAVEVAKRLQHALRTPLQINGLEVHSTASMGISYYPEDGKDPLLLMQNADMAMYQSKKMGKGTYTHYEKEMNKKIQLKMELDGKMHNALEIDEFKVAYQPKVDTKTGIVTGAEALIRWESAESGMISPVDFIPLAEENGFILELGDWILGKVLEDLPEMRKAGGHDFEVAVNLSGRQFRDKELLNRITTIIDASGQPYESINFEITENMAMEDSVSAMAILDSLYELNVNISIDDFGTGYSSLSYLKRFKTQCLKIDKSFIDELPEDSKGSALVKDIIRMGQNLGMYIVAEGVESQKQLDFLREAGCDSIQGYYFSKPLFKDDFLYYLKNNKAGILKE